ATGATACTCTGGGGCCCTAGTTTCGGTGATAATTTGTTTTATGTTTTTTAAATTCAACCCGCCTCCTACCAAAACCCGGAGCGATCCTGCATTGGCAATCATTTGTTTGATTCTGGATAGATTATCTAAGATATCTCCCTTACCGCCTGAAGTAAGAACCCTTTTTATCTGTGAATACTTAGCCAACACGGTAATGCCGTTTACAGGATCAGCCAGTTCGTCAATGGCTCTATGAAAGGTAACTTCCAGATCCCCACATACTTCTAGCAGTTTCGCTAGAGAATTCTCACAGATTCTATTATTTTTATCCAAAACGCCGAGAACCACGCCATTTGCTTTTAACTGCTTGGCGATCAAAATATCTTCTTTCATTACATTCAATTCATCATCTGTATACACAAATGATTTCGCGTGGGGTCGAATCATTACATTAACGGGTATCTTCACACTTTCTATCACTTTTTTTATCAGCCCATAACTCGGTGTCAGACCACCTTCCGTCAGCGCACTGATCAACTCGATTCGGTTGGCACCAGAAGCTTCTATTCTTTTTGCATCTTCCACAGTGGTTGCGATGATCTCAAGCATTTTCTTCCCCCCTCAATGCAGCAGCATTGTTAATAGCAATTTTCACACTCATGCTACTCCCGATACACATGATTGGCTATTTACGTGATCTGATCCCATGTTCTTCGATAAGAGCTGGACTCACTTGTAAGTGTGAGCTCTTTTTCGGCACGAGTGACTGCGGTATAAAGCCATCTCGGATTATTGCGAAAAGCGTCTTGGTGGACGAAGACCTTTTCCCATTGACTGCCTTGGCTTTTATGAG
The sequence above is a segment of the Pelosinus sp. IPA-1 genome. Coding sequences within it:
- a CDS encoding copper homeostasis protein CutC gives rise to the protein MLEIIATTVEDAKRIEASGANRIELISALTEGGLTPSYGLIKKVIESVKIPVNVMIRPHAKSFVYTDDELNVMKEDILIAKQLKANGVVLGVLDKNNRICENSLAKLLEVCGDLEVTFHRAIDELADPVNGITVLAKYSQIKRVLTSGGKGDILDNLSRIKQMIANAGSLRVLVGGGLNLKNIKQIITETRAPEYHFGTAIRENTSSFGEINAEKLASLVTIVNQFGFH